The Steroidobacteraceae bacterium genomic interval TCGCAATTGTCGATCGACGAAGCGCGGACGCTCGTACCCTACAACAATGCCACCAGCCTGCAGGTCACGGTTGCCGTGCTGTCGGGCATGATCTGTGCCATGGAAAGCCCCAACAGCGGCCTGCTCGAGCCGGACGAGCTCGATTACAAGCGCAATCTGGAGATCTGCAATCCTTACCTCGGCCCGGTCGTCGGCGCCTACACCGACTGGACGCCACTGACCGAGCGCGAACGACTGTTCCCCGAAGACATCGATACCTCCGACCCGTGGCAGTTCAAGAACGTAAGGGTTATCTAGAGCGCGTGAGCGGCACCCTGTCGGCCGCCTCATTGCGCAAATCACGCACATTGGGCTGGCGCTTTCCAGGAACGCCGTAAACCCATCCATGGGGCTTCGGGCGCGCCATCCCTGGCGCGCACGATCCTGGAAACAGACGTGACAACCTGCGCAACCCGCCTGCTGGCTGCACGCGAACGGCTCTTGGCTAAAGCGACGGCCGATCCTCGTAACCAATCGCGACTATCACGTAACTGCGCTCGCCTTCGGGCACTGCCACGGTAACTTCCTCGTCCACCTGCTTGCCCATGAGCGCGCGTGGCAAGGGGGCGTCCATGCTGACGTACTCGCCATCGTGCGCGAGTTCGTCCGGGCCGACGATACGCAGGCGGCGCCTGTCGCCGGCGTCGTTTTCGAGTATGACCCAAGCTCCGAAATAGATCCGCGACCTGTCCGTTGGCGGATCCGACACGATGACCATGCCCTCGAGGCGTTTGCGCAGGAAGCGTACGCGGGCATCGATTTCGCGCAGACGGCGCTTGCCATAGGTGTAGTCGGCATTTTCCGATCGATCGCCCTGGGCGGCGGCGGCGCTGACTGCGGCCGTGACCTGTGGCCGCTCGTGGCGCCAGAGCTGGTCGAGCTCGGCGCGCAGGCAACGTTCGCCCGCGGCCGTGATGAATCGCGAGCCCGGTTTGGTGGGAGGGCGATACCGGGACATTGTTAAATTCCAGTGTGCGAACGGTTTGAGTTTTTCCTCATGCCCGCGCCGGCCGATGACGATCTGTGCGACGCCTCACAGCCCCGGCCCGACGCCGCAAATAGGCTAGCTCCATGTCGGCGAAGTACTACACGCACTTTGTGACCGATGCCGGTGAGGTGCCTCAGTCTAACGAATGGAGTGGAGTCGTTGAACTGACGCGTCCGCTCAAGGAAGGCAAGAAGTCCACGCATGAACTGCGCAGTCTTCTCGCCGAGAGTTTCGACATCGATTCGGACGACATACGTATTTTGCATTGGGCGCGTCTGCACTGACCCGCCGCGAATCCCCTAGCGGACTTCCTTCCCTTCATTGAAAGTCCGCCCTTCCCGCCCCGGGCCAAAAGCCCGGGGTTTTTTTATCCCCGTGGCCTCGGCGGCTATACTGCCGCCATTGCGGTTTTGCTCGCCAGCTGCGAGCGGAGAATCAACATGAGAATCCATAGTTTGCTGCTTGCCGGCATCGCCGCCGCAGCCGGTTGCGCAACGGTCAGCGAGCCACCAGCGGGCCAGGCAGCCTCGGCGCCGCCCCTCAAGTCCGGCCTCGACCTCGCGGGTTTCGACCGCAGTGTCCGACCACAGGATGACCTTTACCGGTTCACCAATGGCCAGTGGCTGGCGGACACCAATATTCCAGCCGACAAGTCAAATTACGGCATCTTCGGCATCCTTGATGACGATGCGCAGCAAAAGGTGTTCGCGCTCGTCAAGGAAGCGGCTGGCAATGAGGCGGCCACGCCCGGCTCATCGCAGCGCAAGATCGGCGATTTTTTCGCGAGCTTCATGGATACATCGACTGTCGAAGCCGCAGGCCTCAGACCGCTCGCCCCGGAGCTCGCCGCAATCTCCGCGCTGGAGCATCCGGACGATGTATTCGCCTATTTCGGTCGCGCCCAGAGGCTGGGCGGTGCGGCACCGATCGTTTTCTTCGTCTCGCCGGACGGCGGCGATGCGACACGCTACGTGGGCTCCCTGTATCAGGCGGGCCTGACGATGCCCGATCGTGACTATTACCTGGTGGATGATGACAAGAACCGCGGTTATCGGCAGGCGTTCGTCCACTACGCAAGCGCCATGCTCGCTGCCGCCGACGTGCCGGATGCCGACGGGGCGGCGGCGCGAATACTCGCCCTCGAGACCGATATTGCCCGCGCGCAGTGGAGCCGCGTGCAAAATCGCGATCCGGTCGCAACCTACAACAAGCTGTCGCGTTCCGAAGCCGCGGCCGCTGCGCCGCAATTTGGCTGGCAGCCATTTCTGGCTGCCATCGGCACCGATACCGGGGCGATTGACGTCAATCAGCCGACCTATGTGGCGTCCCTGGGCGTCCTCGTCCGCGAGCGCCCGATTGCCACCTGGCGGGAATACCTCGCGTTTCAGCTGATCGACAGCTATGCACCCTACCTCGCGTCGAAGTTCGACGAGCTGCATTTCGACTTCCATAGCCGCAGTCTTCGCGGCGTGCAGGAGCAGCAGGAGCGCTGGAAGCGCGGTGTCGACATGCTGGGCAACAACGTCGGGGAAATGGTCGGGCAGATGTATGTCGAGCGCCATTTCAGCCCCGCATCCAAAGCGCGCATGCAGGCCCTGGTTGGCAATCTCTTGCAGGCGTTCGCGCAGTCCATCGACGGCCTGCAATGGATGGGGAGCGATACCCGCACGGCTGCGCACGAGAAACTCGGCAAGTTCACGGTCAAGATCGGTTACCCCGACAAATGGCGGGATTACTCGTCGCTTACGATTTCGCGCGATGACCTGGTTGGCAACATAGAGCGCGCGACGGCATTTGAATTCGACCGCCAGCTGAAGAGGGTCGGCGGTCCGGTCGATCGCAGCGAGTGGCTGATGACACCCTACACGGTCAATGCCTATTACTATCCGCCGGCGAACGAAATCGTGTTCCCCGCCGCCATACTGCAGCCGCCATTTTTCGATCCGCAGGCCGACGATGCGGTCAACTACGGGGCGATCGGCGCGGTCATCGGCCATGAGATCAGCCACGGTTTCGATGATTCCGGTCGACAGTTCGATGGCGACGGCAACCTGCGTGACTGGTGGACCGCCGCCGATGCCGATGCCTTCAAGCAGCGCGCCGCTCGATTGGTCACGCAATATGGCGATTTCACCGTGCTCGATGACGAGAAAGTCAACGGCGAGCTGACGCTCGGTGAGAATATCGGCGACCTGTCGGGGCTTGCTGTCGCCTACAAGGCCTATTTGCTCTCCCTGGCCGGGACGGATCCGCCGGTCATCGACGGGTTCACCGGTCCGCAGCGCTTTTTCCTGGGTTGGTCCCAGGCCTGGCGGCGAAAATACCGGGACGACGAGCTGCGCCGGCGCCTGAAGATCGACCCGCACAGCCCGAGCGAATACCGCGCCAACGGTACGGTGAGCAATATCCAGGCCTTCTATGACGCCTTTGGTCTGCGCAGTGGCGACCGCCTGTTCCGACCGGAATCGGAGCGTGTCACAATCTGGTAGTACCTTGCCGAGGAGCCTAACCGGGAGCCCAAATG includes:
- the greB gene encoding transcription elongation factor GreB — translated: MSRYRPPTKPGSRFITAAGERCLRAELDQLWRHERPQVTAAVSAAAAQGDRSENADYTYGKRRLREIDARVRFLRKRLEGMVIVSDPPTDRSRIYFGAWVILENDAGDRRRLRIVGPDELAHDGEYVSMDAPLPRALMGKQVDEEVTVAVPEGERSYVIVAIGYEDRPSL
- a CDS encoding M13 family metallopeptidase; translated protein: MRIHSLLLAGIAAAAGCATVSEPPAGQAASAPPLKSGLDLAGFDRSVRPQDDLYRFTNGQWLADTNIPADKSNYGIFGILDDDAQQKVFALVKEAAGNEAATPGSSQRKIGDFFASFMDTSTVEAAGLRPLAPELAAISALEHPDDVFAYFGRAQRLGGAAPIVFFVSPDGGDATRYVGSLYQAGLTMPDRDYYLVDDDKNRGYRQAFVHYASAMLAAADVPDADGAAARILALETDIARAQWSRVQNRDPVATYNKLSRSEAAAAAPQFGWQPFLAAIGTDTGAIDVNQPTYVASLGVLVRERPIATWREYLAFQLIDSYAPYLASKFDELHFDFHSRSLRGVQEQQERWKRGVDMLGNNVGEMVGQMYVERHFSPASKARMQALVGNLLQAFAQSIDGLQWMGSDTRTAAHEKLGKFTVKIGYPDKWRDYSSLTISRDDLVGNIERATAFEFDRQLKRVGGPVDRSEWLMTPYTVNAYYYPPANEIVFPAAILQPPFFDPQADDAVNYGAIGAVIGHEISHGFDDSGRQFDGDGNLRDWWTAADADAFKQRAARLVTQYGDFTVLDDEKVNGELTLGENIGDLSGLAVAYKAYLLSLAGTDPPVIDGFTGPQRFFLGWSQAWRRKYRDDELRRRLKIDPHSPSEYRANGTVSNIQAFYDAFGLRSGDRLFRPESERVTIW